The Raphanus sativus cultivar WK10039 chromosome 2, ASM80110v3, whole genome shotgun sequence genome includes a region encoding these proteins:
- the LOC108842958 gene encoding probable receptor-like protein kinase At5g24010 has protein sequence MAILSRRIGFILFVIFLSSSISISSLSFSPSDDYLVNCGSDVDSTVDNRRFVSDASSKVKFFSSEGSVSLQGEDLAPNVPQIYRTARVFTRQAKYEFNVREKGTHMVRLHFNRLTSSKIDLNGAEFHVTVNGHVVLRNFNGTSSNKVREFLIWVGVGEVVVRFVPSKDSKLAFVNAIEVISAPKDLIADVATSVSGDGTGKVNGLAKQAMEVMYRINVGGRKVTPFNDTLWRTWLPDDDLFKSLGGSSSRKAYFTGRIKYRPGGASREVGPDNVYNTARVGNVMSWDFPVSTGYKYLIRMHFCDIASKSLGLLYFNVYINGNSAYQDFDISDSTGYVLASPYYMDFVVDLTADSNNPSGSSIRVSVGSSNKTSVDERGVDAMLNGVEIMKMNNSMGSLDGFVSTDMILTSCPNRRNLSIFIAMMAFMCIFMSFYVVVQRKKVRDDVFNWTKLPMDVPQDNLKSGNQFAARKP, from the coding sequence ATGGCGATTCTGTCCAGAAGGATCGGTTTCATCCTATTTGTTATCTTCCTATCATCCTCAATCTcaatctcatctctctctttctccccCTCCGACGACTACCTCGTGAACTGCGGCTCGGACGTTGACTCCACCGTGGATAACCGCCGTTTCGTCTCCGACGCATCATCGAAAGTGAAGTTCTTCTCATCGGAAGGATCAGTCTCCCTCCAGGGAGAAGATCTAGCTCCGAACGTCCCTCAGATCTACCGGACCGCCAGGGTATTCACGCGACAGGCCAAGTACGAGTTCAATGTCCGCGAGAAAGGGACTCACATGGTACGTCTCCATTTCAATCGTCTCACTTCCTCTAAAATCGATCTTAACGGCGCTGAGTTTCACGTCACCGTTAACGGCCACGTCGTCCTTAGAAATTTTAATGGCACGTCGTCTAATAAAGTTAGGGAGTTTCTGATTTGGGTCGGTGTTGGAGAGGTTGTGGTCAGGTTTGTTCCTAGTAAAGATTCGAAATTAGCGTTCGTTAACGCTATAGAAGTTATATCCGCGCCTAAGGATTTGATTGCTGACGTGGCAACCTCTGTATCTGGTGATGGAACTGGGAAAGTGAATGGTTTAGCTAAGCAAGCTATGGAAGTGATGTACAGAATCAATGTTGGTGGTAGAAAGGTCACTCCTTTCAATGACACCTTGTGGAGAACTTGGCTCCCTGATGATGACTTGTTCAAATCCCTTGGTGGGTCTTCTTCTCGCAAAGCTTACTTCACCGGTAGGATTAAGTATAGGCCCGGAGGTGCGAGCCGGGAAGTTGGTCCTGATAACGTCTACAACACTGCCCGTGTGGGCAACGTTATGAGTTGGGACTTCCCTGTGAGCACGGGTTACAAATATCTGATCCGGATGCATTTCTGTGACATTGCTAGCAAATCACTCGGTCTCCTCTATTTCAACGTTTACATCAACGGGAACTCGGCGTATCAAGATTTCGATATCTCTGACTCTACTGGTTACGTCCTTGCTTCCCCTTATTACATGGATTTCGTGGTGGATCTTACCGCTGATTCCAACAACCCTTCGGGATCATCGATTAGGGTAAGTGTGGGATCATCAAACAAGACCAGTGTTGATGAGCGTGGGGTGGATGCGATGTTGAACGGTGTTGAGATCATGAAGATGAATAACTCGATGGGGAGTCTTGATGGGTTTGTTTCAACAGATATGATTCTCACTTCTTGCCCAAATAGAAGAAACCTAAGCATATTCATCGCAATGATGGCCTTTATGTGTATATTCATGAGCTTTTACGTTGTGGTTCAGAGGAAGAAAGTCAGAGATGACGTCTTTAACTGGACCAAGCTGCCCATGGACGTCCCTCAAGATAATCTCAAGTCTGGGAATCAATTTGCAGCAAGAAAGCCTTGA
- the LOC108834744 gene encoding uncharacterized protein LOC108834744: MAESIQKDQKPVSFDKYISSSSRCSFIAIVIFLIFLSHFLYSFSFIPFIQSPSKISNSLLVPVVQVGSGNTPEEKTELKHVVFGIAASSKLWKHRREYVKTWWKPDGGMKGAVWLEKTTVNDTVSSTLPEIRISSDTSRFKYRYRRGHRSAIRITRIVSETVRMLNGTESERNVRWIVMGDDDTVFFTENLVRVLRKYDHKQFYYIGAPSESHLQNLNQFSYGMAYGGGGFAISYPLAKALEKMQDRCIERYSGLYGSDDRIHACMAELGVPLTREVGFHQFDVYGSLLGLLSVHPQAPIVSIHHLDVVKPIFPRMDRVKAVKRLMISAKLDSASLVQQSICYDTTHKWTVSISWGYTVQIIRTYMPARMMEVPTRTFIEWHKRRDFTNVAFNTRPITYTGCQRPRVFYMSRALGDSSSGTTITEYLRHKEDNPKCEWGIPDPSDINRIFVYKKSNPNRWNKAPRRDCCRLLPTTKTGTMMIKVTACENDEIVAYSNK, encoded by the exons ATGGCAGAAAGCATTCAAAAAGATCAAAAGCCAGTTTCTTTTGACAAatacatttcttcttcttcacgatGCTCGTTTATTGCGATCGTGATATTCTTGATCTTCCTCTCACATTTCTTATACTCCTTCAGTTTCATCCCCTTTATACAGTCTCCTTCTAAAATCTCCAACTCTCTCCTTGTACCTGTGGTGCAAGTCGGATCAGGTAATACCCCAGAGGAGAAAACAGAGCTTAAGCATGTAGTTTTCGGAATCGCCGCGTCCTCCAAACTGTGGAAGCATCGGAGAGAATACGTGAAAACATGGTGGAAACCAGACGGTGGGATGAAGGGTGCTGTCTGGCTCGAAAAAACTACAGTAAACGACACCGTTTCTTCCACCTTGCCTGAGATCAGAATCTCGTCAGACACGTCGAGATTCAAGTACCGTTACCGTAGAGGACACCGATCAGCGATCAGGATCACCAGAATCGTGTCGGAAACGGTGAGGATGTTAAACGGAACTGAATCCGAGAGAAACGTGAGGTGGATTGTGATGGGTGACGACGACACTGTGTTTTTCACGGAGAATCTTGTTAGGGTTTTGAGAAAGTACGATCACAAGCAGTTCTATTACATCGGAGCTCCTTCCGAGAGCCATTTGCAGAATTTGAATCAGTTTTCGTACGGCATGGCATATGGAGGAGGTGGTTTTGCGATAAGTTATCCCTTGGCCAAGGCTTTGGAGAAGATGCAAGATCGGTGTATCGAGAGGTACAGTGGTCTGTACGGATCTGATGACCGGATTCATGCTTGTATGGCTGAGCTCGGTGTTCCTCTCACCAGAGAAGTTGGGTTTCATCAG tTTGATGTATATGGGAGCCTCTTGGGTCTTTTATCGGTCCATCCACAAGCACCGATAGTCTCTATCCATCACTTAGATGTAGTCAAGCCTATATTTCCAAGAATGGACCGAGTGAAGGCCGTAAAGAGACTCATGATCTCAGCGAAGCTCGACTCAGCTAGCCTCGTACAACAATCCATATGCTACGACACAACTCATAAGTGGACAGTGTCTATCTCGTGGGGATACACTGTCCAGATCATACGGACATATATGCCAGCAAGGATGATGGAAGTGCCCACTCGCACTTTCATTGAGTGGCACAAACGTCGTGATTTTACCAATGTTGCTTTCAACACACGCCCCATAACCTACACTGGTTGCCAGCGTCCACGAGTGTTTTACATGTCTCGCGCTCTTGGTGATTCTTCTTCAGGCACAACAATTACCGAGTATCTTAGGCACAAGGAAGATAATCCTAAATGTGAGTGGGGGATACCAGATCCTTCTGATATCAATCGGATCTTTGTCTACAAAAAGTCTAACCCAAATAGGTGGAATAAG GCACCAAGGAGAGATTGTTGTCGATTATTGCCAACGACGAAGACGGGAACTATGATGATCAAAGTCACAGCTTGTGAAAATGACGAAATTGTGGCTTATTCTAATAAATAG